In Cytobacillus oceanisediminis, the following proteins share a genomic window:
- a CDS encoding class I adenylate-forming enzyme family protein → MDLGYFTRKMALDFNSDKPVKVAIKEETGREWTYDCLHRTSNSYANKLQELGVKKGDRVGILLYNCLEYFALYFAAAKIGAIAVRLNFRLTSTEFEYALNDSGTKILCFHSKLTPQLEAIRKRVGVKRYICLADREESMPKWSQSWSLLEGGDEDEINTDSIRLSDPVMLMYTSGTTGRPKGAIWTHETTYWFSAMQALKWNFNGKEIGMTTGPLYHVGAMEDIALPILMMGGTVVITGSKGFEISRILAVIEKVSVTDCFLFPFMIYEMLNLSSLSDFKFTHLKTIYTGGDPLMPWALEKLKENFPHIGVVQVYGLTEGTPIAVCLDPEDAWKKGETVGKPLPLTEIKIIDQNRRPLPPGEIGEILIKSPAVSAGYWRKPEATKETFTGGWCRTGDLGVLDEEGYLSIAGRKKDMIRSGGENVYAAEIEDILYRLDGVKEVSIIGLPDPKYIEAVCAVIVRKEGCTLTEEEVIAHCQKYLASYKKPRKVIFTENLPRTPSGKVQKFMLREQYSS, encoded by the coding sequence TTGGATCTCGGATATTTTACACGGAAAATGGCACTTGATTTCAATAGTGATAAACCTGTCAAAGTAGCTATTAAAGAAGAAACAGGGAGGGAATGGACATACGACTGCCTTCATCGGACTTCAAACTCTTATGCAAATAAGCTTCAGGAACTTGGTGTCAAAAAAGGCGATCGTGTAGGGATCTTGCTTTATAACTGTCTTGAGTATTTCGCGCTGTATTTTGCAGCTGCTAAAATCGGCGCTATCGCTGTTCGTCTAAACTTCCGTCTGACCAGCACTGAATTTGAGTATGCCTTAAATGATTCAGGCACAAAAATCCTATGTTTTCATTCAAAGCTGACTCCCCAGCTAGAAGCCATTCGCAAACGTGTTGGAGTGAAAAGGTATATTTGTTTAGCGGATAGGGAGGAATCAATGCCTAAATGGTCTCAAAGCTGGAGTCTACTGGAGGGTGGCGACGAAGACGAAATTAATACAGACTCCATTCGGTTAAGCGATCCCGTTATGCTAATGTATACGTCTGGGACTACCGGGAGACCGAAAGGAGCCATATGGACACACGAAACCACTTATTGGTTTTCTGCCATGCAGGCGCTTAAATGGAATTTTAATGGGAAGGAAATCGGAATGACAACAGGACCGCTCTATCATGTGGGAGCCATGGAAGATATCGCACTTCCTATTTTAATGATGGGCGGTACCGTAGTGATTACCGGGAGCAAAGGCTTTGAAATAAGCAGGATCCTGGCAGTGATTGAAAAGGTATCAGTCACTGACTGTTTTCTCTTTCCGTTTATGATTTATGAAATGCTTAACCTGTCTTCACTTTCAGATTTTAAATTTACACATTTAAAAACAATTTATACAGGCGGAGACCCTCTTATGCCTTGGGCTCTTGAAAAATTAAAAGAGAATTTTCCTCATATCGGGGTGGTTCAGGTTTATGGACTTACAGAAGGGACGCCGATTGCGGTCTGTCTGGATCCAGAAGATGCCTGGAAAAAGGGAGAGACAGTCGGGAAGCCATTGCCATTGACTGAAATTAAGATTATTGATCAAAATAGAAGGCCTCTCCCTCCTGGGGAAATTGGAGAGATTTTGATCAAAAGTCCTGCAGTGTCAGCTGGCTATTGGCGAAAGCCGGAAGCTACCAAAGAAACGTTTACAGGTGGATGGTGCAGAACAGGTGATTTAGGGGTGCTGGATGAGGAAGGATACTTATCCATTGCTGGAAGGAAAAAAGATATGATCCGAAGCGGCGGAGAAAATGTGTACGCTGCTGAAATTGAAGATATTCTGTACCGCCTCGATGGAGTGAAAGAAGTATCTATTATCGGCCTTCCTGATCCGAAATATATTGAAGCAGTTTGTGCAGTCATAGTCAGAAAGGAAGGCTGTACGCTTACAGAAGAAGAGGTCATCGCCCACTGCCAAAAGTATCTTGCAAGCTATAAAAAACCGAGAAAAGTCATCTTTACAGAGAATCTGCCCCGCACACCATCCGGTAAAGTTCAAAAGTTCATGCTCAGAGAACAATATAGCTCATGA
- a CDS encoding sodium/proline symporter, protein MILAIGIIYLLVILIIGLLSMKHQKDMDTFYTGGRRFGPWLVALAVSSTTMSGYGFIGLTGLVYEHGYAIFMIGIFATAGIFVSFLILAKPMRRITQKFGALTIPDLLEIRYNSKTVRAITALAILGGAIGYQMAQYKALGNMLETVLGVDYKLALFIGVAILTVYVVGGGMISAVWTDFIQMIVMIAGALIVFIGGMRMVGGMSQMNAELTAINPDMVQAFHTTGPIGIFAFISYFFIYVIGHQGQPHVVTKFYMIRKISMLKWACIIAASTYAITALLWFVGLYTRVMVNRGEMAAPATPDMVAPMFIENFFPPVVAGIIFAAVMAAIMSTSEAFLLVASSSIVRDIYQQIIKKGEKLPEKKELALSRWFTLAIIAVTFLLSLNPPDLVGWLGNASWGIFSASLLPVLSIGLLWKRATKTAAICSSALGFISSLGLYILKVKEIYVPALDTGAIAMIISTLSLVGISLITKPASSPIFEEKPRKAAKTEDPAAANFS, encoded by the coding sequence ATGATATTGGCAATTGGAATTATCTATCTTCTTGTTATACTCATTATAGGATTATTATCTATGAAGCATCAAAAAGACATGGACACCTTTTATACTGGGGGACGGAGATTTGGCCCCTGGCTTGTCGCTTTGGCTGTATCCTCAACAACAATGTCTGGATACGGATTTATCGGATTGACCGGGCTTGTATATGAGCATGGATATGCCATTTTTATGATCGGAATTTTTGCTACTGCTGGGATCTTTGTAAGCTTCTTGATATTGGCAAAGCCGATGAGGAGAATTACACAAAAATTTGGTGCTTTAACTATTCCGGATTTATTGGAGATCCGCTATAACAGCAAAACAGTGCGGGCTATCACTGCGCTCGCCATTCTTGGCGGTGCGATTGGCTACCAAATGGCTCAATATAAAGCATTGGGCAATATGCTTGAAACGGTCCTAGGCGTTGATTATAAGCTTGCTTTATTTATAGGAGTGGCCATATTAACCGTATACGTGGTGGGCGGAGGAATGATCAGTGCCGTCTGGACCGATTTTATTCAAATGATTGTTATGATTGCTGGTGCTTTAATCGTATTTATTGGCGGGATGAGAATGGTTGGCGGCATGTCCCAAATGAATGCAGAGCTGACAGCTATTAATCCTGATATGGTGCAGGCTTTCCATACTACAGGGCCAATCGGAATTTTTGCATTCATTTCTTATTTCTTTATTTATGTAATCGGCCATCAGGGACAGCCGCATGTTGTAACCAAATTCTACATGATCAGAAAAATTTCCATGCTTAAGTGGGCTTGTATTATTGCGGCATCCACTTACGCAATAACAGCTTTATTGTGGTTTGTCGGCCTTTATACAAGAGTAATGGTAAATCGCGGAGAAATGGCAGCACCAGCAACACCTGATATGGTGGCGCCAATGTTTATCGAAAACTTTTTCCCGCCGGTTGTCGCGGGGATCATATTTGCAGCTGTCATGGCAGCGATCATGTCGACCAGCGAAGCATTTCTTCTCGTCGCAAGTTCATCGATTGTAAGGGACATCTACCAGCAGATCATTAAGAAAGGGGAAAAATTGCCGGAGAAAAAGGAATTGGCGCTATCCAGATGGTTCACTCTTGCGATTATTGCTGTCACATTCCTGCTTTCACTAAATCCGCCTGATCTCGTTGGCTGGCTGGGCAATGCATCATGGGGAATCTTCTCAGCATCATTGCTGCCTGTATTAAGCATCGGACTATTGTGGAAGCGCGCCACCAAGACTGCTGCTATTTGTTCATCTGCTTTAGGGTTCATCTCCAGCCTTGGACTATACATTCTGAAAGTAAAAGAGATTTATGTTCCGGCACTTGATACAGGGGCGATTGCCATGATCATCTCGACCTTATCATTAGTTGGAATCTCCCTCATCACAAAGCCTGCATCAAGCCCAATTTTTGAAGAAAAGCCAAGAAAAGCTGCCAAAACCGAAGATCCGGCTGCAGCTAACTTCTCATAA
- a CDS encoding sigma-54 interaction domain-containing protein codes for MKNTALFINNQLLDLIFESTYYGIVVVDADGIIQYMSNNYCDFLGVQRNEVIGRHATDVIENTKMHLVAQTGKQDFADLQFLQGDFVIANRIPIIENNEIIGAVGTIIFRDLDEWKKLNSHIKGVLSELNYYRSEWNESNGLRYSLHDLIGETPEIKDLKDRVMRIARGDISILLRGESGTGKEILAQSIHQLSERSEKPFVKVNCGSIPEHLLESELFGYEDGAFTGARKGGKIGKFHLADGGTIFLDEVGDMPLHMQVKLLRVLQEKEFEPIGALQPKKVNVRVIAATNRPLEKMINDHLFREDLFYRINAVQLFIPPLRSRRSDLPLLTEHFLRKATKRIGKRVTGTSPEAAALIKQYDWPGNIRELENVLEASVHLTDSETIGMEELPDYLKGGKKKSEIKNLKILLEETEKNAIETALKKFSNDKNKAAESLGIGNSTIYDKIKKYNITS; via the coding sequence ATGAAAAACACGGCACTTTTCATAAATAATCAATTGCTGGATTTAATTTTTGAAAGTACATATTATGGCATTGTGGTCGTGGACGCGGATGGCATAATCCAGTATATGAGCAATAATTATTGTGATTTTCTAGGTGTCCAAAGAAACGAAGTAATTGGCAGGCATGCCACAGATGTGATTGAAAATACCAAAATGCACCTGGTTGCACAAACAGGAAAACAGGATTTTGCTGATCTGCAATTCCTGCAGGGTGATTTTGTTATCGCCAACCGCATTCCGATTATCGAAAATAATGAAATTATCGGAGCAGTCGGGACTATTATTTTTCGTGATTTGGATGAATGGAAGAAATTGAACAGTCATATTAAAGGGGTATTATCCGAGCTTAATTATTATCGAAGCGAGTGGAATGAATCAAATGGATTAAGATATTCTCTTCATGATTTGATAGGGGAAACACCGGAGATTAAAGATCTGAAGGATAGGGTCATGCGCATTGCAAGAGGGGATATTTCCATACTATTGAGAGGGGAGAGCGGTACAGGAAAGGAGATTCTGGCCCAAAGCATTCATCAGCTGAGTGAAAGAAGCGAAAAACCTTTTGTAAAAGTAAACTGCGGTTCCATACCTGAGCATTTATTGGAATCTGAGCTGTTCGGCTATGAAGATGGTGCATTTACAGGCGCAAGAAAAGGCGGGAAGATAGGAAAATTCCATTTGGCTGATGGGGGAACCATTTTCCTTGATGAAGTAGGGGACATGCCTTTACATATGCAGGTGAAACTTTTGCGGGTTCTGCAGGAAAAGGAATTTGAGCCTATTGGGGCTCTCCAGCCTAAAAAAGTGAATGTGCGTGTTATTGCGGCTACAAATCGTCCGCTTGAAAAAATGATCAATGACCATTTATTCCGGGAAGACTTGTTCTACAGAATTAATGCAGTTCAGTTATTTATACCGCCTTTAAGATCGAGAAGATCTGATTTGCCGCTCCTGACCGAACACTTTTTAAGGAAAGCGACAAAGCGGATAGGCAAGAGGGTAACAGGAACAAGTCCTGAAGCAGCCGCACTGATTAAACAATATGACTGGCCGGGGAATATCCGTGAATTGGAGAATGTTCTAGAAGCCAGTGTCCATTTAACGGATAGTGAAACAATCGGAATGGAAGAGCTGCCTGATTACTTAAAAGGAGGGAAAAAGAAATCAGAAATAAAAAATTTAAAAATCCTATTGGAAGAAACTGAAAAGAATGCAATTGAAACAGCTTTAAAAAAATTCAGCAATGACAAAAATAAAGCTGCCGAATCATTGGGAATAGGCAATTCTACTATTTACGATAAAATAAAAAAATATAACATTACCTCATAA
- a CDS encoding methyl-accepting chemotaxis protein: protein MKLSVAKKLFLGFLSVLLLFGLVAGLSNYELGNVNRNYQSLIDENVSEVMLVKTLKAELMNEAGGIRGYLLTGDSTYLSNYESSRKRMEHHINELNKLTSNNEEKELAKELKVLHDRYQSIIDKEIKFKLEDNNAYMSLVETSDKQVSQDFNKKADELVKFYETQLDAGINETVSSVKSAQVITLIITFAAILAAMAIAYFISRMISRPINLAAATIDKVAGGDLSHGSIKVKNRDEIGAFILSLNKMVKDLRSVVTQVRSTSEQVASSSEELAASAEENSLASEQVAAISQKNALGTEQQLYRFREVSSSIEEIASGMQQISSSSQLMLEAAEKTDFLTEKGTKSVENVVRQMNEINTSVGNATQYINTLESRSKEISNIVELITTIAEQTNLLALNAAIEAARAGEHGRGFSVVADEVRKLAEGSKQSAVQIQQMIGLVQEETKQAVQAMEKGNEQVKEGLEDTMEASAAFAEIAHSMGDVTYKVEEVSSSVEELTALTSQINEVMTNVQDISEKNAAASQETSAATEEQLATMEEVSSSAGSLAKLAEELQEVVSRFKL, encoded by the coding sequence ATGAAATTATCTGTGGCAAAAAAACTGTTCCTCGGGTTTTTGTCTGTCCTATTATTATTTGGTCTTGTCGCCGGTTTATCTAATTATGAACTCGGTAATGTTAACCGAAATTATCAAAGCTTAATAGATGAAAATGTCTCCGAAGTGATGCTTGTAAAAACATTGAAGGCAGAGCTTATGAATGAAGCAGGGGGAATACGCGGCTACCTCCTGACAGGCGACTCTACATATCTCAGTAACTATGAAAGTTCCCGCAAGAGAATGGAACATCATATCAATGAACTGAATAAATTAACCAGCAATAATGAAGAGAAGGAATTGGCGAAAGAGCTGAAAGTGCTTCATGATCGCTACCAGAGCATTATTGATAAAGAAATTAAGTTTAAGCTGGAAGATAATAATGCATATATGTCATTAGTTGAAACCTCCGATAAACAGGTCAGCCAGGATTTTAACAAAAAAGCGGATGAACTTGTAAAATTTTATGAAACCCAATTAGATGCTGGGATAAATGAAACAGTATCCAGCGTAAAATCTGCCCAGGTCATTACTTTAATTATTACGTTTGCAGCTATTCTGGCTGCGATGGCGATCGCTTATTTTATAAGCAGAATGATTTCAAGGCCGATAAATCTGGCTGCAGCTACGATAGACAAGGTGGCTGGAGGAGATTTAAGCCATGGCTCCATTAAAGTGAAAAACAGGGATGAAATAGGAGCGTTTATTTTATCCTTAAATAAGATGGTAAAAGACTTAAGGTCTGTGGTCACCCAGGTAAGAAGCACTTCAGAACAAGTTGCATCAAGCAGTGAGGAACTCGCTGCGAGTGCAGAGGAAAATTCTTTGGCTTCTGAACAGGTTGCAGCTATTTCGCAAAAAAATGCCCTTGGCACTGAACAGCAGCTTTACCGCTTTAGAGAAGTATCTTCTTCAATAGAGGAGATTGCTTCGGGAATGCAGCAGATTTCTTCAAGCAGCCAGCTGATGCTTGAAGCAGCAGAAAAAACTGATTTCTTAACTGAAAAAGGCACTAAATCAGTCGAAAATGTTGTAAGGCAGATGAATGAAATAAATACTTCAGTAGGCAATGCCACACAGTATATTAATACGCTCGAATCCCGATCAAAAGAAATCAGCAATATCGTGGAACTGATCACCACTATCGCCGAGCAGACCAATTTGCTTGCCCTCAATGCAGCCATTGAAGCTGCAAGGGCAGGTGAGCATGGCAGGGGCTTTTCGGTTGTAGCCGATGAAGTCCGCAAACTGGCAGAGGGTTCCAAACAATCTGCTGTTCAGATTCAGCAAATGATTGGACTTGTTCAGGAAGAAACAAAGCAGGCCGTTCAGGCAATGGAGAAAGGGAATGAACAGGTTAAAGAGGGGCTCGAAGATACGATGGAAGCAAGTGCTGCTTTTGCAGAAATTGCCCATTCAATGGGTGATGTAACATATAAAGTCGAGGAAGTTTCATCCTCAGTGGAGGAACTGACTGCCTTAACCAGCCAGATCAATGAAGTCATGACAAACGTGCAGGACATCTCAGAAAAAAATGCAGCAGCTTCACAGGAAACTTCAGCCGCAACAGAAGAACAGCTCGCCACAATGGAAGAAGTATCATCATCAGCAGGATCACTTGCAAAACTTGCTGAAGAGTTGCAGGAAGTTGTTTCGAGATTTAAATTATAA
- a CDS encoding TIGR03943 family putative permease subunit: MKIHFQQTLRALILLAFCGLIFQLHYTGDITKYINPKYVRLSQSASILFLFLFFIQITRIWSSKREKEGHEHHHGKDCCHHDDHSCSHHHDHGDTPFTGKKLLSYSIILFPLLTGFFLPAKTLDASIAEKKGGLAILGNQNKEENVSSDSEEIEDQSEINLENYSLEEELEEVEELEHDLSVNEEVQEISNEEFEQLKKDLYSAPAIKMDDKVFSLYYEEISKDIDKFVGREIEFQGFIYKEEGLASNQLVISRFLITHCVADASMIGFLSEMEEAPELYDNMWVKVSGVIDKAAYNGTELPLIKIKEWKEIEEPFIPYLYPLTIRIL; this comes from the coding sequence ATGAAAATCCATTTTCAGCAGACATTAAGGGCGCTGATTCTACTGGCTTTTTGCGGACTGATTTTTCAGCTTCACTATACAGGCGACATAACCAAATATATTAATCCGAAATATGTCCGGTTAAGTCAATCCGCTTCCATTCTGTTTTTATTTTTATTTTTTATTCAGATTACCAGGATATGGAGTTCCAAAAGAGAAAAAGAGGGTCACGAACACCATCACGGTAAGGACTGCTGCCACCATGATGATCATAGCTGTTCTCATCATCATGATCATGGAGATACACCGTTTACAGGTAAAAAGCTGCTGTCATATTCTATTATATTATTTCCGCTATTAACAGGATTCTTCTTGCCTGCAAAGACGCTTGATGCTTCCATTGCTGAAAAGAAAGGCGGGCTGGCCATACTTGGTAATCAAAATAAAGAGGAGAATGTTTCGTCGGACTCTGAGGAAATAGAAGATCAATCAGAAATTAACCTTGAGAATTATTCGCTTGAAGAAGAGCTGGAAGAAGTCGAGGAGCTGGAGCATGACCTATCTGTAAATGAAGAGGTACAGGAAATATCCAATGAAGAATTTGAGCAATTAAAAAAGGACCTGTATTCGGCTCCTGCTATTAAGATGGATGATAAAGTTTTTAGCTTATATTATGAGGAAATCAGTAAGGATATTGATAAATTCGTAGGCAGGGAAATTGAATTTCAGGGATTTATTTATAAAGAAGAAGGACTGGCTTCCAATCAGCTTGTCATTTCGAGGTTTTTGATTACGCATTGTGTGGCAGATGCAAGTATGATTGGCTTTCTTTCAGAAATGGAGGAAGCTCCGGAACTCTATGATAATATGTGGGTCAAAGTTAGCGGAGTCATAGACAAGGCAGCCTATAATGGGACAGAGCTTCCACTGATTAAAATTAAAGAATGGAAAGAAATTGAGGAGCCGTTTATTCCATATCTGTATCCATTAACCATTAGAATCTTATAG
- a CDS encoding VanW family protein codes for MSKRKWGISLLLIVCFIGLAGCSGKAAGDNKLEKKLAEEKAKEEEEKAKEEAKAEEQAKEEEKKEEVKPVVVNVIDPNTKAVLKTFSPAEMGFGAEDEKYKAELAQWAKEIARGTDAKQGYDQRMTLDKLGPDGEIIKGQPEIILEESDLVQKIIDSSVSGGDVELPLYVSESGYDPADVPYLGEVVVASYTTHFNSGVAGRTKNIELSAEAINNIILGVGDHFSFNTTVGPSDEAHGYQPAEEAINGKLVMGIGGGICQTSSTLFNAVDKVGVSYVEKHHHSVTVGYVPKGRDATVSYGGKDFRFENTTGIPLLVKANFGNGVLTIEIRTAKKYEGLLKKAV; via the coding sequence ATGAGTAAGCGAAAATGGGGAATATCACTTTTGTTGATTGTCTGTTTCATAGGATTAGCCGGGTGTTCAGGGAAAGCTGCCGGCGATAATAAGCTGGAGAAAAAGCTAGCGGAAGAAAAAGCTAAAGAAGAAGAAGAAAAGGCCAAAGAGGAGGCGAAGGCAGAGGAGCAGGCCAAGGAGGAAGAAAAGAAGGAAGAAGTAAAACCGGTTGTGGTTAATGTCATCGACCCCAATACAAAAGCTGTTCTTAAAACCTTCAGCCCTGCTGAGATGGGCTTTGGAGCTGAAGATGAAAAATATAAGGCAGAACTTGCCCAATGGGCTAAAGAAATAGCACGGGGCACGGATGCAAAGCAAGGGTATGATCAAAGAATGACCCTTGATAAATTAGGTCCGGATGGGGAAATTATCAAGGGGCAGCCTGAAATCATCCTTGAAGAAAGTGATTTGGTGCAGAAGATTATTGATTCGTCTGTAAGCGGAGGCGATGTCGAACTGCCGCTCTATGTATCTGAAAGCGGGTATGACCCTGCAGATGTACCCTATCTGGGTGAAGTGGTCGTCGCGTCATATACAACCCATTTTAACAGCGGTGTGGCAGGCAGGACAAAAAATATTGAACTCTCTGCAGAAGCCATCAATAATATTATTCTAGGTGTCGGAGATCATTTTTCTTTTAATACAACTGTGGGTCCCAGTGATGAAGCTCATGGATATCAGCCTGCAGAAGAAGCCATTAATGGCAAGCTCGTGATGGGCATTGGCGGCGGTATTTGCCAAACATCCTCCACACTTTTCAATGCCGTCGATAAAGTCGGGGTCAGCTATGTCGAAAAACACCACCATTCCGTGACGGTGGGCTATGTCCCTAAGGGAAGGGATGCAACCGTGTCCTATGGAGGCAAAGACTTCAGATTTGAAAATACTACAGGCATCCCACTTCTTGTAAAAGCAAACTTTGGAAATGGTGTTTTAACGATCGAAATCAGAACGGCAAAAAAATATGAAGGATTACTGAAGAAAGCAGTATAA
- a CDS encoding enoyl-CoA hydratase — MEKTKAVSWSVQNNIAVIKIANPPLNVLSAEVIELLSIAADEIESDSTVKAVIITGAGERAFVAGGDIKGFPDWMGKGIELAKEKSLWLQEPLNKLERLPQPTIAAINGFALGGGCELALICDIRIAEEHIKIGLPEIKLGLFPGAGGTQRLSRLVGKSKAKEMIFTGEPLSAQEAWRIGLINRIAPRGESLGVALDLAYSISAHSLPALTFAKRSIDKGYEQKLENALITEAEYFGQVFQTEDVKEGVGAFIQKRDPKFIDQ, encoded by the coding sequence TTGGAAAAAACAAAAGCAGTTTCCTGGTCAGTTCAAAATAATATTGCCGTTATTAAGATTGCTAATCCGCCATTAAACGTTCTGAGTGCAGAAGTGATTGAGTTATTGTCAATTGCTGCAGATGAAATTGAAAGCGATTCCACTGTTAAGGCTGTTATCATAACAGGGGCTGGAGAAAGGGCTTTTGTCGCCGGCGGGGACATTAAAGGCTTTCCGGATTGGATGGGAAAAGGGATTGAATTGGCAAAAGAAAAGTCTCTTTGGCTGCAGGAACCACTAAATAAACTTGAAAGACTGCCCCAGCCAACGATTGCTGCGATCAATGGGTTTGCTTTGGGCGGCGGCTGTGAACTGGCTTTAATCTGTGACATCCGGATAGCAGAGGAGCACATAAAAATTGGGCTGCCTGAAATAAAGCTCGGCTTATTTCCAGGTGCAGGAGGAACTCAGCGGCTCTCACGGCTTGTTGGTAAATCAAAAGCAAAAGAGATGATTTTTACTGGTGAGCCGCTATCTGCACAGGAAGCCTGGCGGATAGGTTTAATTAACCGGATTGCTCCAAGAGGAGAATCACTTGGAGTGGCTTTGGACCTTGCTTATTCAATCAGCGCTCATTCATTGCCGGCACTTACTTTTGCCAAACGGTCGATCGATAAAGGTTATGAACAAAAGCTTGAAAATGCACTAATCACCGAGGCTGAATATTTTGGCCAGGTATTTCAAACTGAGGATGTTAAAGAAGGTGTCGGGGCATTTATTCAAAAAAGGGATCCTAAATTTATTGATCAATAG
- a CDS encoding permease, whose product MNRVFRSHIIDITGIILIAILVYFISFSSGLGLSFDIPPSLLNLNVIFISILIEALPFVLIGVLIAGFIQIFITEDHIKRWIPKNRTAAVVMSCVAGALFPACECGIVPIIRRLMSKGVPVYAAIGFMLTGPLINPIVIASTYMAFGNDFEMAGLRMGLGFLIAIIVAFSVSIIFKSGQLKESIHLPHSSEKNRSFLDRIWSMLTHSIDEFFDMAKYLIIGALLASIVQVYMPAKTFLQSADNPVVSLLIMMGFAYVLSLCSEADAFIGASFSSIFPKSSVLGFLIFGPMIDFKNTIMMLSVFRMKFVLGVLALTASVVFFTLLLLQNFI is encoded by the coding sequence ATGAACCGAGTTTTTCGCAGCCATATCATTGATATAACGGGCATAATTTTGATAGCCATTCTGGTATATTTCATATCTTTCAGCTCTGGCTTAGGTTTATCTTTTGATATTCCCCCTTCTCTGTTAAATCTGAATGTTATCTTTATCAGCATCCTAATAGAAGCGTTGCCTTTTGTCCTGATAGGTGTGCTGATTGCAGGGTTTATCCAAATTTTCATTACAGAAGACCATATAAAAAGGTGGATTCCGAAAAATAGAACGGCTGCTGTTGTCATGAGCTGTGTGGCAGGCGCCCTTTTTCCAGCGTGTGAATGCGGTATTGTCCCCATCATCCGCCGGCTTATGTCTAAGGGTGTTCCAGTATATGCAGCGATTGGTTTTATGCTGACTGGCCCCCTGATTAATCCCATCGTCATTGCTTCTACATACATGGCTTTTGGAAACGATTTTGAAATGGCGGGCTTACGAATGGGACTGGGATTCCTAATTGCCATAATAGTTGCCTTTAGCGTGAGCATCATCTTTAAGTCCGGGCAATTGAAGGAAAGTATTCACTTACCCCACAGCAGCGAAAAAAATCGTTCCTTCCTGGACAGGATTTGGTCGATGCTGACCCATTCAATCGATGAATTTTTTGACATGGCCAAATATTTAATTATTGGTGCTTTATTAGCTTCCATTGTACAAGTCTATATGCCGGCAAAAACATTTCTGCAAAGTGCCGATAATCCGGTAGTATCCTTGCTTATCATGATGGGCTTCGCCTATGTTTTGTCACTATGCTCCGAGGCCGACGCTTTTATTGGTGCTTCATTCAGCAGCATATTTCCTAAGTCTTCCGTACTGGGGTTTTTGATCTTCGGGCCGATGATCGATTTTAAAAATACAATTATGATGCTTAGTGTGTTTAGGATGAAGTTTGTTCTTGGGGTATTAGCGCTGACTGCTTCCGTTGTCTTTTTCACGCTGCTTCTTTTACAGAATTTCATTTAG